In the genome of Caldisphaera lagunensis DSM 15908, the window GTAATCGATGAATTATATAAACGTGGAATTAAGAAAATTATAATTGCATCAGTTATTTCATCAAAACCAGGAATCAACTATTTATTGTCCTTATATGATAACTTAGTCATATATTCTCTTTCAATTGATAATAATTTGGATGATAATTTCTTTATTATTCCAGGATTAGGTGATGCAGGGGATAGAGGTTTAGGTATTGAACCTCATTAATTTTAATCAAATGTTATCTAATTATAGGAGATAATATATAATATTAGATGTGTGATATTTTGTTTTTATTATTAGATATTGCTAATAGGATATTGGCAAAATAGAATATTCACAGAAAAATTACTTAGCTACTCCCAGCAACCAAAAGCTTTGCAGCATTTGGATCATATACCCAATCTTTATTCAATTTACCAACTTTTTTATAATAATTTGAAAGCCTTCTAATCTTGCTTTCAGTAAATATTAAACCTCTCATGCTTGTCTTATCTTTAGGATGTTCATTCAAATGCCTCCTCAAATTAACTGCTTTCCTTATTAAATTAAACAGATCTTCAGGTATTTTTGGTGATAAATTCTTTTCTTCTAAAACCTTACCTACCTTTTTTCCTATAATTGGTTTAACAAGGGGTATTCCAAATTGATCCCTTAAAACCAATCCTATTTGAGAAGGTGTGTATCCCTTCTTAGCAAGCTCTTCTATTATCATTTCTACTTCTTGCTGTGAATAAGTAATCCAATTTGCTGTAAACGTTGAAGGCCTTATGGAATGTGACTTACCTCTCCTGCTATTCTTATGCATATTAAATCACTCTTCCCTCATTCAAACTTTCCACTTAGCTATAATTATAATAGTGAGAGGGATTTTTATACTTTATAAGATAATAAACCTTTTATAAGATTAGAGGGATTCAATAAGATTTTTATAATTATTTATGTTTAATGTTAGTTTTCCAACTTCAATTCTATTTATTTTACTATCATATTCTGTTATCAAAACAGCATTATCATTAATGATTTTGTATATCAAACCAAAGTATTGATTACCATCGGGAGATTCGATTCCAGCAATAGATCCAGGAAAGAGATTTTCTTTGTTGGTTATATTTATTTCATTTAAGTTTATAATTCTTTTCCTTGATGATAAAATGCATTGTGATATTAATCTATCTCTATTTTCTTTTCTTTCATATCTGCTCTTTTCTTTGTTAAATAGTTTATTAACCTGGATTATTTTTATGTTGTTTAAATTGGTTATTTCATAATTCAGGTCTATAGAAATTACTGCATCTATATCAATATTTTGTATTAAGGATAGTTTTAGTTTAATAGCTTCTTCATTTACCAAACCATCAGTGTCTATAATTAAGTTATCATCTTTCCCCAATTTTTCTATACATTCAATATATTTTTGTTTGTTATGAAATGAACTTATATCGCCCACGAAACATGATTTAACATTTGCTATAGATCCTTTCCAACCTGGTATATATGGTGGATCAATTTCAGCAGTGCTAACAAATGTAGGACAATAAACCTCATTTTGGCCCAGGTCAGCACTCATGATTTTTGCTCTTATTCCTTTAGAATAAAACCTATTTATTAAGAATGCAGCTAGGGTACTTTTACCTGAATCAGTGGGACCTATTATTAAAATTTTTCTCTTCTCAAAAATTTCATTATAAATTTTCTCAAAAATTTCATTAGTTTTACTTTCAACTTTTACAATATTTTTAGATGAGGGATTTATATTAAGGCATGCGTTGTTTGCTTTAATTGGTATTGATCTACCTATTGGAACTATTATTTTCTTATTAATTTTCTTATTTATATCAAATCCCAATATTTCTACTTCACCATTAATTATCACAACGCTTGATGGTCCTAACAAAATATAGGATCCATCAAATTTTTCACAATTCATTTTTATTTTTCCCATTAATAATTTAATTAGGCCCTTTTTAAAGATCAAATAAACCGGTTTCTTTTCGTCCTAGAGGTTGAGGGTTTCACCTCTAATAATTATCTAGGAGATTTGTTCAACTATTCGTTAACTCGAGGCTTTCAATAAACTACTCTTTTTTACAATTAAGATTTTATAAACTTTTAATTTACTAAGATTAAGAAAAATTTGGTTTTAAGGTTCGAGAAGAAAATTTAAATAACGATTCCTTTATCTTTTATAGAAGGCGAGCCGCGGTCGTATAGTCTGGCCTAGTATGCGGGCCTGTCAAGAGTAATGTGAGAAAAATCTCACAGATAGCCCGTGACCCGGGTTCAAATCCCGGCCGCGGCGCCATAACTATTGTTTAATTCATGTTTATTCATTATTTCAAAACGTTAAGAAATTTGAAAGTAATAACAGCCTTAACCCTTTATAAGTGTTATATTAGTTATTAAGATTAATGGTGAAAATGCTTGTCAACAATAATAAAAGATATTTTAGTATATTTCGAAGAACAAGGCCCCATGTCTCCAGGAGATGTAGCACAAAAATTAAATGTACCAAGATACAAGGTGTTAGCAACTATACAATGTCTATCTGAATTAGGCTTTCTTGAATCATTATATTCTAGGGGTAGCTATAAAATATATCAAATAAGTCTTTTAGGAAAAAATGCGTTGGAAAGACTAAAGTCTGAAGAGTCATTAAGAGATATATTAGAGGAAAGTCTTATGAATGAGAATCTTTTAAAAAATAATGAAAAAGGAAAAGCTGAAGCTTAACTTGGTAAGAACTTTGGAATCTCTTCAATGTTTATAATTGGAATTGCTATCCAACCTGGCTTTATTTTGTCTGATACTTCGACTTTTTCACCAGTTTCATCTGTCCTTATTAATACATATTTTGCTTTTTCAGGATTTAGATCTTCAGCAATTTCACAGTAATATACAAGGGGTACTCCATAATATTTATAATAATCTTTATATGTTGCTTGAACAAAATATGTTGACTTGCCATTTTTCATAAGCCTATAAATTGGCATTAGTATCATGTGGGCTGCCATCGATGATGCTAATCTAGCCAAGTCATTAATTGAACTGACCTTTATTAAAAATACTTCATCAATTTTCTCTTCCATTTTTCCACCTAAATATATAAAAAGACTAATAAATTAAAAGTCTAATTTTGTATATAAACAATTTATCGATGTATTTGTTACATAAAATCTATTAAGTTTTTATGTTTATTCCCTATAATTTTACTTGCTGTTTTTATATCATCTCTTAATAATTCTTTTAGTTCTGGCTTATAGAGAGCAGCTGCTGGATGATATGTTGAAAGAATCTTAATTTTTGTACCATTAAACATAACTTCTCTAATTTTTTTCCTTTCCTTTTCTAACCCTTCCCACTCATAATTAAATATTATTGAAATTGCCTCTCCAGCCGTCCTTCCTAAAGTTAAAATTAATTCAGGTTTAACAATATTTATTTCCTCAATAAGATAGGGTAAACATGAACTAACTTCTTCCTTATTAGGGGTTCTATTATTAGGAGGTCTACATTTAACTACGTTAGTAATGTATACCTCATCTCTTTTTATATTATTCTCATTTAATAATGAATCTAAGAGTTTTCCTGCAAGACCAACGAATGGTATTCCTTCAAGGTCTTCATTTCTACCAGGAGCTTCTCCTATTAGCATAATTTTTGTATTGATATTTCCATTTCCCAACACAACATTTGTTCTACTTAAATGTAAAGGACATTTTTTGCATGATTTTATTAGTTCATTTAAATTACTAATTTTGATTCTTTTATCATCTTGCATTATTATCACTAATATTCTACAGGCTTGTCTACTTCATTAGCTGTAGGCTTTGACGGTATTATACATATAAATCTAAGTTCTGAATCAGCCCAATATTCATGCTCTGCATTTGGAGGAATAAATAAAAAGTTCCCTTCCTCAACATTGTATATTTTTGAGCCGATCCTAACCCTACCTTTCCCTTCTACAATAAATATTTCATGTTCCCATGGATGAAAATGCGAATTTATATGACCTCCTGGTTCCATCCTAAACAATCTCATGAAGAAATTATTTGCACCATCATCATCTGTTAATAACCATCTTATATATGATTTTTGAGCTTGATCCTCTGGCAATTTTTCTTCTTCTATTTCATAAAATTTTTTGATTACTGGCTTTATGTTGTTCAAAATTTTCACCATTTTTTAATATTACTAAAAGAATAAAAGTCTTAACAAATATTTTAATTATAAAATTAATAATATATTTTTTTATAAATTCTTGTTATATAAGTCATAGCAATGAGAAAACCTATGGCTAATCCTAAAATTAAATATATTGCGTAAAAACCATAGTTTATTGTA includes:
- a CDS encoding Clp1/GlmU family protein, whose amino-acid sequence is MNCEKFDGSYILLGPSSVVIINGEVEILGFDINKKINKKIIVPIGRSIPIKANNACLNINPSSKNIVKVESKTNEIFEKIYNEIFEKRKILIIGPTDSGKSTLAAFLINRFYSKGIRAKIMSADLGQNEVYCPTFVSTAEIDPPYIPGWKGSIANVKSCFVGDISSFHNKQKYIECIEKLGKDDNLIIDTDGLVNEEAIKLKLSLIQNIDIDAVISIDLNYEITNLNNIKIIQVNKLFNKEKSRYERKENRDRLISQCILSSRKRIINLNEINITNKENLFPGSIAGIESPDGNQYFGLIYKIINDNAVLITEYDSKINRIEVGKLTLNINNYKNLIESL
- a CDS encoding cupin domain-containing protein, with amino-acid sequence MKILNNIKPVIKKFYEIEEEKLPEDQAQKSYIRWLLTDDDGANNFFMRLFRMEPGGHINSHFHPWEHEIFIVEGKGRVRIGSKIYNVEEGNFLFIPPNAEHEYWADSELRFICIIPSKPTANEVDKPVEY
- a CDS encoding 30S ribosomal protein S15, yielding MHKNSRRGKSHSIRPSTFTANWITYSQQEVEMIIEELAKKGYTPSQIGLVLRDQFGIPLVKPIIGKKVGKVLEEKNLSPKIPEDLFNLIRKAVNLRRHLNEHPKDKTSMRGLIFTESKIRRLSNYYKKVGKLNKDWVYDPNAAKLLVAGSS
- a CDS encoding transcriptional regulator — encoded protein: MSTIIKDILVYFEEQGPMSPGDVAQKLNVPRYKVLATIQCLSELGFLESLYSRGSYKIYQISLLGKNALERLKSEESLRDILEESLMNENLLKNNEKGKAEA
- a CDS encoding uracil-DNA glycosylase, with the translated sequence MQDDKRIKISNLNELIKSCKKCPLHLSRTNVVLGNGNINTKIMLIGEAPGRNEDLEGIPFVGLAGKLLDSLLNENNIKRDEVYITNVVKCRPPNNRTPNKEEVSSCLPYLIEEINIVKPELILTLGRTAGEAISIIFNYEWEGLEKERKKIREVMFNGTKIKILSTYHPAAALYKPELKELLRDDIKTASKIIGNKHKNLIDFM